From a region of the Bacteroidia bacterium genome:
- a CDS encoding competence/damage-inducible protein A, translated as MRAEIITIGDEILIGQVVDTNSAWLGERLSLAGIQVTRITSIPDEREQIVSALHDAERRSDIVLITGGLGPTRDDITKTTFCEYFEDHLVLNPSVLNQVEEMFRSRGLPMLEVNRQQAMVPSRCKVLNNTMGTAPGMWMEKNGKIFISMPGVPYEMKGIMSGQVIPEFRQHFSLPQIFHATVLTQGIGESFLAAKISEWEDALASEKIKLAYLPRPGQVRLRLTATSQDGKEPKIRVEKKIEELERIIPDYIFGREVFGEGEFTLGQAVGERLRERSATMSVAESCTGGFLAHLITEIAGSSDYFMGSVTAYANKAKEQLLDVKSESLIRFGAVSEEVAMEMAEGAARRFGTDYALSTTGVAGPSGGSETKPVGFVWIGIHTPQGVRAEPMRFGKDRIRNIERMSRAALECLRRELGK; from the coding sequence ATGCGGGCTGAGATCATTACGATAGGCGATGAGATTCTGATAGGACAGGTTGTGGATACAAATTCAGCCTGGTTGGGCGAAAGACTCAGCCTGGCCGGCATTCAGGTAACCCGCATCACAAGCATTCCGGATGAGCGCGAGCAAATAGTGTCCGCGCTTCACGACGCCGAGAGGCGGTCAGATATTGTACTGATTACCGGCGGTCTCGGCCCTACGCGTGATGATATTACCAAAACTACCTTCTGTGAATACTTTGAGGATCACCTGGTGCTGAATCCCTCCGTTTTGAACCAGGTAGAGGAAATGTTTCGATCACGTGGGCTGCCTATGCTGGAAGTAAACCGGCAACAGGCCATGGTGCCTTCACGTTGCAAAGTATTAAACAACACGATGGGTACAGCGCCCGGAATGTGGATGGAAAAGAATGGGAAGATTTTTATTTCCATGCCGGGTGTTCCTTATGAAATGAAGGGCATCATGAGCGGCCAGGTGATACCCGAATTCAGGCAGCACTTCAGCTTGCCTCAGATTTTTCACGCAACCGTTCTTACGCAGGGTATCGGAGAGTCTTTTTTGGCCGCGAAAATATCTGAATGGGAAGATGCGCTGGCGTCGGAGAAAATCAAGCTTGCCTATTTGCCCCGACCCGGTCAGGTCAGGCTGAGGCTTACTGCCACTTCTCAGGACGGGAAGGAACCCAAAATTCGTGTAGAGAAAAAAATCGAGGAGCTGGAGAGAATTATACCTGATTATATTTTTGGGAGGGAGGTATTCGGAGAAGGGGAGTTTACGCTTGGACAAGCTGTGGGTGAAAGGCTTCGTGAAAGAAGCGCAACAATGTCTGTAGCGGAGAGCTGCACAGGAGGATTTCTTGCACATCTTATTACAGAGATTGCCGGCTCATCGGATTATTTCATGGGCTCAGTTACAGCGTATGCAAACAAAGCAAAGGAACAATTACTCGATGTGAAGAGTGAATCTCTGATCAGATTTGGTGCAGTGTCTGAAGAGGTGGCAATGGAAATGGCTGAAGGGGCCGCCCGCCGTTTTGGAACGGATTACGCTCTTTCCACAACGGGAGTCGCTGGTCCTTCAGGCGGATCAGAAACTAAACCTGTAGGGTTTGTGTGGATTGGCATTCATACGCCGCAGGGTGTGCGGGCTGAGCCAATGCGTTTTGGTAAAGACCGAATCAGAAATATTGAGCGGATGTCAAGAGCTGCGCTGGAATGCCTTCGCAGAGAGTTGGGAAAGTAA